A single genomic interval of Rhodopseudomonas palustris harbors:
- the guaA gene encoding glutamine-hydrolyzing GMP synthase, whose protein sequence is MTAPSTSSASSVVPSGADTSPHVAAIHEKILIVDFGSQVTQLIARRVREEGVYSEIVPFQKAEAAFAEMKPKAVILSGGPASVLDDNAPSAPMTILEAGVPVLGICYGEQTLAKQLGGTVEGGHHREFGRAQIEITDDCALFDGIWQKGGKYDVWMSHGDRVTKLPAGFRAVAQAPGSPISVIADDTRKFYAMQFHPEVVHTPDGAKLLRNFVRKVAGLTGDWTMRAFREEAIEKIRSQVGSGKVICGLSGGVDSAVAAVLIHEAIGDQLTCVFVDHGLLRKDEGKSVVDLFRHHYNIPLVHVDVSETFLGALKGVTDPEQKRKTIGKLFIDVFEAEARRVGGADFLAQGTLYPDVIESVSFTGGPSVTIKSHHNVGGLPERMNMKLVEPLRELFKDEVRALGRELGLPDVFVGRHPFPGPGLAIRCPGEITEEKLEILRNADAVYIDQIRKAGLYDVIWQAFAVLLPVRSVGVMGDGRTYDYVVGLRAVTSTDGMTADFYPFEMSFLGATATRIINEVKGVNRVVYDVTSKPPGTIEWE, encoded by the coding sequence ATGACAGCCCCCAGCACATCCTCCGCTTCGTCCGTCGTCCCCTCCGGCGCCGACACCTCGCCGCACGTCGCTGCGATCCACGAGAAGATCCTGATCGTCGATTTCGGCTCGCAGGTCACCCAGCTGATCGCCCGCCGCGTCCGCGAGGAGGGCGTGTATTCCGAAATCGTGCCGTTCCAGAAGGCGGAGGCCGCCTTCGCCGAGATGAAGCCGAAAGCCGTGATCCTGTCCGGCGGTCCGGCCTCGGTGCTGGACGACAACGCGCCCAGCGCCCCGATGACGATCCTGGAAGCCGGCGTACCGGTGCTCGGCATCTGCTACGGCGAACAGACGCTGGCCAAGCAGCTCGGCGGCACCGTCGAGGGTGGCCACCACCGCGAATTCGGCCGCGCCCAGATCGAGATCACCGATGACTGCGCGCTGTTCGACGGCATCTGGCAGAAGGGCGGCAAATACGACGTCTGGATGAGCCATGGCGACCGCGTCACCAAGCTGCCGGCAGGTTTTCGCGCGGTGGCGCAGGCGCCGGGTTCGCCGATCTCGGTGATCGCCGACGACACCCGCAAATTCTACGCGATGCAGTTCCACCCCGAAGTGGTGCACACGCCCGACGGCGCCAAGCTGCTCCGCAATTTCGTCCGCAAGGTCGCAGGCCTCACCGGCGACTGGACGATGCGCGCCTTCCGCGAGGAAGCGATTGAGAAGATCCGCAGCCAGGTCGGCAGCGGCAAGGTGATCTGCGGCCTGTCCGGCGGCGTCGACTCCGCGGTCGCGGCGGTGCTGATCCATGAAGCGATCGGCGATCAGCTCACCTGCGTGTTCGTCGACCATGGCCTCTTGCGCAAGGACGAGGGCAAGAGCGTCGTCGACCTGTTCCGCCACCACTACAACATCCCGCTGGTGCATGTGGATGTGTCCGAGACCTTCCTCGGCGCGCTGAAGGGCGTCACCGATCCGGAGCAGAAGCGCAAGACCATCGGCAAGCTGTTCATCGACGTGTTCGAAGCCGAAGCCAGACGCGTCGGCGGCGCCGACTTCCTGGCGCAGGGCACGCTGTACCCGGACGTGATCGAGAGCGTGTCGTTCACCGGCGGCCCGTCGGTGACGATCAAGTCGCATCACAACGTCGGCGGCTTGCCCGAACGCATGAACATGAAGCTGGTCGAACCCTTGCGCGAACTGTTCAAGGACGAAGTCCGCGCGCTCGGCCGTGAGCTCGGGCTGCCCGACGTGTTCGTCGGCCGCCATCCGTTCCCGGGCCCCGGCCTCGCGATCCGCTGCCCCGGCGAGATCACCGAAGAGAAGCTCGAAATCCTGCGCAATGCGGATGCGGTGTATATCGACCAGATCCGCAAGGCGGGCCTCTACGATGTCATCTGGCAGGCGTTCGCCGTGCTGCTCCCGGTCCGCAGCGTCGGCGTGATGGGCGACGGCCGCACCTACGACTACGTCGTCGGCCTGCGCGCCGTGACGTCCACCGACGGCATGACCGCCGACTTCTATCCGTTCGAGATGTCCTTCCTCGGCGCCACCGCGACGCGGATCATCAACGAGGTCAAGGGCGTCAACCGCGTGGTGTACGATGTCACGTCGAAGCCGCCGGGGACGATTGAGTGGGAGTGA
- a CDS encoding DUF1837 domain-containing protein, translating to MAGLIFDVLIDDSLSNITSASQLKGLVKKRVLSLVNDFEDASWRYLKFKSFLWDNIAQTALSERERASLVDQSYSSLVAAAKNLRLTDKDGVGQGSEIAEVFLYGIMRHQYKALPVVPKIFYKQNTQDNAKGADSVHIVINESDFTLWFGEAKFYNSIEDYRLDSIVASVMASLSTDKLKKENAIITSVSDLDGLRIEPTLRENIRLALSNRESIDNLKSKIHIPILILHECRDTAASKDLTESYKKKIQSYHKGRADAYFAKQITKSSSIHKYDDITFHIILFPVPSKKDIVDAFIKTVAFYKEQG from the coding sequence ATGGCGGGACTGATATTCGACGTCCTTATCGACGATTCGCTATCGAACATTACTTCGGCTTCGCAGCTCAAAGGTTTGGTGAAGAAGCGTGTCTTGAGCCTCGTCAACGACTTTGAAGATGCGAGTTGGCGCTATCTGAAGTTCAAGAGCTTCCTCTGGGACAACATCGCTCAGACAGCGCTGTCCGAAAGAGAGCGGGCCTCTCTTGTGGATCAGAGTTACAGCAGTCTGGTGGCTGCCGCGAAGAACCTGAGATTGACGGACAAGGATGGGGTCGGGCAGGGAAGTGAGATCGCGGAAGTGTTCCTGTATGGAATCATGCGGCACCAATATAAGGCGCTGCCTGTTGTTCCGAAGATTTTCTACAAGCAAAACACTCAAGACAACGCCAAAGGCGCGGATAGCGTTCACATCGTTATTAATGAGAGTGATTTCACGCTCTGGTTTGGCGAAGCGAAATTTTACAACTCTATCGAGGACTATCGCCTCGATTCCATTGTCGCATCGGTCATGGCGTCACTCTCGACTGATAAGCTGAAGAAGGAAAACGCGATCATCACCAGCGTTTCTGATCTGGACGGATTGAGAATTGAGCCGACTCTACGCGAGAATATCAGGTTAGCTCTCAGTAACAGAGAGTCTATCGATAACCTGAAATCAAAAATCCATATTCCAATCTTAATACTCCACGAGTGCCGTGATACGGCGGCTTCGAAAGACCTTACCGAATCTTACAAGAAGAAGATTCAATCATACCACAAGGGTAGGGCGGATGCGTATTTTGCCAAGCAGATTACGAAGTCGAGTAGTATTCACAAATACGACGACATAACTTTTCACATCATACTATTCCCAGTCCCGAGCAAGAAGGACATCGTTGATGCCTTCATCAAGACTGTCGCTTTCTATAAGGAGCAGGGGTGA
- a CDS encoding DEAD/DEAH box helicase, translated as MDFFETCHEINNLLSVRNELAARNLLIRLLADLEQAGRPYPQVVNHMIRATGLFPYLQLDGASWDVKYVHQAFEVDVGRRVATLHREQSSVLAKLLDGTSIAVSAPTSFGKSFIIDAFIAAKRPDTVVIIVPTIALMDETRRRIFKKFSKEYTVITASDTALGAKNILIFPQERAFGYLGLLDSIDLLVVDEFYKASQKHDRERAPSLIKAILKLSKKAKQRYYLAPNIKRLGENAFTKGMDFIELLDFNTVYLDIKDHYSEIAGDEGKKGEKLIELISSGNQKALIYAGTYADIKRVSDLVIGRMPKVDNPYTGPFAQWLRDNYKSDWILADLADRGVGVHNGRMHRCISQLQVKLFEYDNGFNNIVSTSSIIEGVNTSAENVILWRSKIGKNNLKDFTYKNIIGRGGRMFKYFVGNIHLLDNPPAAEDAQLEIEFPEEILGTLDEAGDADQLTDRQVERIIEYKAQMSSIVGDENFARIKRENLLHDSDADFLLRLAMDMRDSPDDWKGFGYLNSRNSSNWDSTLYKVLKLKPNGWDAPWGKVVAVTKAIANNWTQDLSRIIKSLEDDGIDIEEFFKIERAVTFKLSALLSDTNELHKLIVNSSIDVSGFVSRMSRAFLPSAVYHLEEYGLPRMISKKIHNAGIINFEEAGMDLLVALERFKMIGEAKVSEVETLSRFDRYVVKFFFDGITVD; from the coding sequence ATGGATTTTTTCGAAACCTGTCACGAGATCAATAATCTTCTCTCTGTGCGCAATGAGCTTGCAGCGAGAAATCTCCTGATCCGTTTGTTGGCAGATCTTGAGCAGGCGGGGCGACCTTATCCGCAGGTTGTGAACCACATGATTAGGGCGACCGGGTTGTTTCCGTACTTGCAGCTTGATGGTGCATCCTGGGACGTCAAGTATGTCCATCAGGCATTTGAGGTCGACGTCGGACGTCGTGTCGCAACCCTGCATCGGGAGCAGTCTAGTGTTCTGGCGAAGTTGTTGGATGGAACGAGTATCGCCGTAAGTGCTCCTACCAGTTTTGGAAAGAGCTTTATTATTGACGCCTTCATCGCGGCGAAGCGGCCCGATACAGTTGTGATCATTGTGCCGACAATCGCGCTCATGGATGAAACACGCAGGAGGATTTTTAAGAAATTTTCAAAAGAATACACGGTGATCACTGCGTCTGATACGGCGCTAGGCGCCAAGAATATTCTTATATTTCCGCAGGAACGGGCGTTTGGGTATTTGGGCCTTCTAGATAGTATAGATCTGCTGGTCGTCGATGAGTTTTACAAGGCTAGCCAGAAGCACGATCGGGAGAGGGCACCATCCCTCATTAAGGCGATACTAAAACTCTCGAAGAAGGCAAAGCAGAGATACTATCTGGCGCCGAATATCAAGAGGCTTGGGGAAAACGCGTTCACAAAGGGGATGGATTTTATCGAACTTCTCGATTTCAATACCGTCTATCTTGATATCAAGGATCACTACAGTGAGATTGCTGGTGATGAGGGCAAGAAGGGTGAAAAGCTTATCGAGCTGATTTCATCGGGCAATCAGAAGGCGCTTATCTACGCCGGAACCTATGCGGACATTAAGCGGGTGTCCGACCTTGTTATCGGTCGTATGCCGAAGGTTGATAATCCCTACACTGGGCCGTTCGCGCAATGGCTTCGCGACAATTACAAGTCAGACTGGATACTGGCTGATCTTGCCGATCGAGGGGTCGGTGTCCACAACGGGCGAATGCATCGTTGTATAAGTCAGCTTCAGGTGAAGCTGTTCGAGTATGACAACGGATTCAACAACATTGTGTCGACATCTTCGATTATTGAGGGTGTGAATACGTCCGCAGAGAATGTCATTTTGTGGCGGAGCAAGATTGGAAAGAATAATCTGAAGGATTTTACCTATAAGAACATTATTGGTCGCGGTGGCCGAATGTTCAAGTATTTCGTTGGAAACATTCACCTCCTGGATAATCCGCCGGCCGCGGAGGATGCTCAGCTCGAAATAGAATTCCCAGAGGAGATTCTGGGCACGCTGGACGAGGCCGGCGATGCCGATCAGTTGACGGACCGCCAAGTTGAGAGAATTATCGAGTATAAGGCCCAGATGTCGTCAATCGTTGGCGACGAGAATTTCGCGCGCATCAAGCGCGAGAATTTACTTCATGACAGTGACGCCGATTTCTTGCTGCGTCTAGCGATGGACATGCGGGACTCCCCCGACGATTGGAAGGGATTCGGGTATCTTAATTCGCGAAATTCGTCCAACTGGGACAGTACACTTTACAAAGTGCTAAAGTTGAAGCCGAATGGCTGGGATGCCCCTTGGGGTAAGGTTGTTGCCGTTACGAAGGCTATCGCCAATAACTGGACGCAAGACCTTTCTCGGATCATCAAATCCCTTGAAGATGACGGGATAGATATCGAGGAATTTTTCAAGATAGAGCGTGCGGTAACTTTCAAATTGTCGGCGCTTCTTAGCGATACAAATGAACTGCACAAGTTGATCGTCAATTCGTCCATCGACGTTTCCGGCTTCGTTAGTCGCATGAGTCGCGCATTCCTCCCAAGCGCTGTGTATCACCTTGAGGAGTACGGGCTCCCTCGGATGATATCGAAGAAGATTCACAACGCGGGCATTATCAATTTTGAAGAGGCTGGTATGGATCTGCTCGTGGCCCTAGAGCGGTTCAAGATGATCGGGGAGGCGAAGGTTTCGGAGGTCGAGACGCTGAGTCGATTCGACAGATACGTTGTGAAATTTTTCTTCGACGGGATCACCGTAGATTGA
- the gltS gene encoding sodium/glutamate symporter, translating to MEIDAFYTFTIAVILLLTGKIATLNAPLLRKYSIPEPVIGGFLCTAVVALSYTLLDRQITFDLAMRDFLLLLFFAGIGLKAEVKMLLAGGRPLVILLSLAVVLMLIQNFAGMGMASLFGLEAKAGLMVGSISLTGGIGTTLAWAPTFTERLGITNAMELGVAANTVGLIAACMIGGPVAAFLMKRHNVAATDDPELAIGVSNDGRQPKLDYFCILWAVLALNLAIILGLGIHDALTRTGLNLPAFVSCLMAGILIRNLMPIAVSSRVQRLWPGVDDGLTLVSDLALGLFLTMALMGLQLWQLNGVFTFVASALFVQIILAVVFTISIVFRFMGKDYEAVVISAGFGGIALGSTATAIANMTAVTQQYGAAHRAFIVVPLVCGFFIDIVNALIISAFVG from the coding sequence ATGGAAATCGATGCCTTCTATACGTTCACGATCGCCGTCATCCTGCTTCTGACCGGCAAGATCGCGACACTGAACGCGCCGCTCCTGCGCAAATATTCCATTCCCGAGCCGGTCATCGGTGGGTTCCTGTGCACAGCGGTGGTTGCCCTCAGCTACACGCTTCTTGATCGGCAGATCACCTTCGATCTCGCGATGCGCGACTTTCTGCTTCTGTTGTTCTTTGCGGGCATAGGCCTGAAGGCCGAGGTCAAGATGCTTCTGGCCGGCGGCCGGCCGCTGGTCATCCTGCTGTCGCTCGCTGTCGTCCTCATGCTGATCCAGAACTTTGCCGGCATGGGCATGGCTTCGCTGTTCGGACTGGAAGCCAAGGCCGGACTGATGGTGGGCTCGATCTCGCTGACCGGCGGCATCGGTACGACGCTCGCCTGGGCACCGACATTCACCGAGCGGCTCGGCATCACCAACGCCATGGAATTGGGTGTTGCGGCCAATACGGTCGGGCTGATCGCGGCCTGCATGATCGGCGGCCCCGTGGCCGCCTTCCTGATGAAGCGTCACAATGTCGCCGCCACCGACGACCCCGAACTCGCCATCGGCGTTTCCAATGACGGCCGTCAGCCCAAGCTCGACTACTTCTGCATCCTTTGGGCTGTGCTGGCTTTGAACCTCGCCATCATCCTCGGGCTCGGCATTCATGATGCGCTGACACGCACAGGCCTGAACCTGCCCGCCTTCGTGAGTTGCCTGATGGCCGGAATCCTGATCCGCAACCTCATGCCCATCGCTGTGAGTTCGCGCGTCCAGAGACTTTGGCCTGGCGTGGACGACGGACTGACCCTGGTATCCGACCTCGCCCTCGGCCTGTTCCTGACCATGGCGTTGATGGGGCTTCAGCTCTGGCAACTCAATGGCGTCTTCACCTTCGTCGCCTCGGCTCTTTTCGTGCAGATCATCCTGGCCGTCGTCTTCACCATATCGATCGTGTTCCGGTTTATGGGGAAGGACTACGAGGCTGTGGTGATCTCGGCGGGCTTCGGCGGAATAGCGCTGGGCTCGACGGCCACCGCCATCGCCAACATGACAGCGGTCACCCAGCAATACGGCGCCGCCCACCGCGCCTTCATCGTCGTACCCCTGGTGTGCGGCTTCTTTATCGACATCGTCAACGCCCTGATCATCTCCGCCTTTGTCGGTTGA
- a CDS encoding type II toxin-antitoxin system VapC family toxin, giving the protein MRYLLDTNILSNITKPNPPAPLLAWMADQADEDLFISSQTVAEIRRGILDKPAGKTRDQLEAWFSAAEGPQALFAGRILPFDESAALVWARLMADGKARGRPRNALDTIIAAVAEANGCLVVTDNENDFEGIELINPIRGAA; this is encoded by the coding sequence ATGCGCTATCTGCTCGACACCAACATCCTGAGCAACATCACCAAACCAAATCCGCCAGCCCCCCTTTTGGCCTGGATGGCTGATCAGGCAGACGAGGATCTCTTCATTTCCTCCCAGACCGTCGCCGAAATTCGCCGCGGGATTCTCGATAAGCCGGCAGGCAAAACACGCGATCAACTGGAAGCCTGGTTTTCAGCGGCTGAAGGACCGCAGGCGCTGTTCGCCGGCCGAATACTTCCTTTCGACGAGAGCGCGGCGCTGGTCTGGGCGCGGCTCATGGCGGACGGGAAAGCTCGAGGCAGGCCTCGGAATGCGCTTGATACCATCATCGCCGCCGTCGCCGAAGCGAACGGATGCCTTGTCGTCACAGACAACGAGAACGACTTCGAGGGCATCGAGCTCATCAACCCGATCCGGGGAGCGGCATGA
- a CDS encoding helix-turn-helix transcriptional regulator produces the protein MRASRMLSILTTLQAKGRVTAPELAEACEVSVRTIYRDIDALAASGVPVYADRGAEGGYRLLDGYRVRLNGLSQSEAGALFLAGLRGPAAALGLDAAMIAAQNKLMAALPANVREDAGRMQERFYLDAPGWFGEAEEPKHLRAVAAAVLRGTLIKIRYESWRGQKRRRVAPLGLVLKGGSWYLAGQVDGSVRTYRIARVLDCTPLDDRFTRPADFDLAAYWQSATLRMEAELHPNIATVRLSPLGVKLLNALSQPYVRSRTELDDIADADGWRVAKIPVGTTSWHAAAELLRLGPEAEVLEPAELRTTIAEMTRAMAERYATALTS, from the coding sequence ATGCGCGCGAGCCGAATGCTGTCGATCCTCACAACTTTGCAGGCCAAGGGCCGGGTCACCGCGCCGGAGCTGGCCGAGGCCTGCGAGGTGTCGGTGCGCACGATCTATCGCGACATCGACGCGCTCGCAGCGTCCGGCGTGCCGGTCTATGCCGACCGCGGCGCCGAGGGCGGCTATCGGCTGCTCGACGGCTATCGCGTGCGGCTGAACGGGCTGTCGCAGAGCGAAGCCGGCGCGCTGTTCCTCGCCGGCCTGCGCGGCCCCGCCGCCGCGCTCGGTCTCGATGCGGCGATGATCGCCGCGCAGAACAAGCTGATGGCGGCGCTGCCGGCCAATGTACGCGAAGACGCCGGACGGATGCAGGAGCGTTTCTACCTCGACGCGCCGGGCTGGTTCGGCGAGGCCGAAGAGCCGAAGCATCTGCGCGCCGTCGCCGCCGCGGTGCTGCGCGGGACGCTGATCAAGATCCGCTACGAGAGCTGGCGCGGGCAGAAGCGCCGCCGCGTCGCGCCGCTCGGCCTCGTGCTAAAGGGCGGCAGTTGGTATCTCGCCGGACAGGTCGACGGCAGCGTCCGGACCTACCGGATCGCGCGCGTGCTCGACTGCACGCCGCTCGACGACCGCTTCACGCGTCCGGCCGATTTCGATCTCGCCGCCTACTGGCAAAGCGCGACGCTGCGCATGGAAGCCGAGCTCCATCCCAACATCGCGACTGTCCGGCTGTCCCCGCTCGGCGTGAAGCTGCTGAACGCGCTGAGCCAGCCCTATGTCCGATCGCGCACAGAGCTCGATGACATCGCCGATGCGGATGGTTGGCGGGTCGCGAAGATCCCGGTCGGCACAACGTCCTGGCACGCAGCCGCTGAACTGCTTCGCCTCGGACCGGAGGCCGAAGTGCTGGAGCCGGCGGAGCTCCGCACAACGATTGCCGAGATGACGCGGGCGATGGCGGAGCGATACGCCACTGCGCTCACATCTTGA
- a CDS encoding glutathione S-transferase family protein, with translation MTDPNRLTLFYSPQTRATGMRVLLEELGAPYDLHVLNMKAGEQRQPAYLAINPLGKVPAIRRGDALVTEQVAITIYLADLFPGAGLAPSLDDPLRGPYLRWIAYYGSTFEPAVVDRSMQREPGPAEMSPYADYDTMLGALEAQLATGPYLLGDRFTAADVLWGIALNWTLNFGLVPKKDAFVRYAELVTARPAFRRVDQADAEMAAEHAAAVGG, from the coding sequence GTGACCGATCCGAACCGACTGACCTTGTTCTATTCGCCGCAGACCCGGGCCACCGGCATGCGCGTGCTGCTCGAGGAGCTCGGCGCGCCGTACGATCTGCATGTGCTGAACATGAAGGCCGGCGAGCAGCGACAGCCGGCGTATCTCGCCATCAATCCGCTCGGCAAGGTGCCGGCGATCCGCCGCGGCGACGCGCTTGTCACCGAGCAGGTCGCGATCACGATCTATCTGGCCGACCTGTTTCCGGGGGCCGGTCTCGCGCCATCGCTCGACGATCCGCTGCGCGGCCCGTATCTGCGCTGGATCGCCTATTACGGCTCGACGTTCGAACCGGCGGTGGTCGACAGGTCCATGCAGCGCGAACCCGGACCGGCGGAGATGTCGCCCTATGCCGACTACGACACGATGCTCGGCGCGCTCGAAGCGCAGCTTGCGACCGGGCCGTATCTGCTCGGCGACCGCTTCACGGCCGCGGACGTGCTGTGGGGGATTGCACTCAACTGGACGCTGAATTTCGGCCTGGTGCCGAAGAAAGACGCTTTCGTGCGCTACGCGGAGCTGGTCACCGCGCGGCCGGCGTTCCGGCGGGTCGATCAGGCCGATGCCGAGATGGCGGCGGAGCACGCCGCTGCGGTTGGCGGCTGA
- a CDS encoding flavin reductase family protein, giving the protein MIRHPRKTDFPVSAVRRYLEPGPIVLVSSHWRGAHNIMTLGWHVVLEFTPSLIGLMISSGNHSFEMIRASGECVVNLPTTALTDIVVGIGNTSGAEIDKFAHFGLTAEKATAVAAPLIGECHAAFECRLHDDAMVDKYNFFIFEVVKAHVAARPKHPQTLHYTGDGVFMVAGKTISRKSLFRPGML; this is encoded by the coding sequence ATGATCCGACATCCGCGCAAGACCGACTTTCCCGTCTCGGCGGTCCGCCGCTATCTCGAACCGGGCCCGATCGTGCTGGTGAGTTCGCACTGGCGCGGCGCGCACAACATCATGACGCTCGGCTGGCACGTCGTGCTGGAATTCACCCCGTCGCTGATCGGCCTGATGATCTCCAGCGGCAACCACTCGTTCGAGATGATCCGCGCCTCCGGCGAATGCGTCGTCAATCTGCCGACCACGGCGCTGACCGATATCGTCGTCGGCATCGGTAACACGTCGGGCGCCGAGATCGACAAGTTCGCCCATTTCGGACTGACGGCGGAGAAGGCGACGGCGGTCGCCGCACCGCTGATCGGCGAATGCCACGCCGCGTTCGAATGTCGGCTGCACGATGATGCCATGGTCGACAAGTACAACTTCTTCATCTTCGAAGTCGTCAAAGCCCACGTCGCCGCCCGGCCGAAACATCCGCAGACGCTGCACTACACCGGCGACGGCGTGTTCATGGTCGCCGGCAAGACCATCAGCCGAAAATCACTGTTCCGTCCGGGGATGTTGTGA
- a CDS encoding NAD(P)/FAD-dependent oxidoreductase: protein MLDTAPNGKVTTLLGQLDDALSVGDIDRAVDLFQTDCYWRDLIAFTWNIKTMEGKDQVRDMLKARLTDTKPSHWRIADGEDAAEADGVVECFIQFDTALARGVGHLRIKDGRIWTLLTTMAELKGFEEPQGFQRPMGVKHGADPSRKTWKEERDAEAAELGITRQPYCVIIGGGQGGIALGARLRQLGVPTIIIEKNERPGDSWRKRYKSLCLHDPVWYDHLPYLPFPPNWPVFAPKDKIGDWLEMYTKVMELNYWGSTVCKRASYDEAAKQWTVVVERDGQEITLTPKQLVLATGMSAKPNMPTFEGMDVFKGDQHHSSQHPGPDAWKGKKAVVIGSNNSAHDICAALWEAGADVTMVQRSSTHIVKSNSLMELGLAGLYSEQAVQNGITTAKADLIFASLPYKILHEFQIPIYNAIRERDADFYKRLEAAGFMLDYGEDDSGLFMKYLRRGSGYYIDVGASELVADGRIKLKSGVDVQRLTEHSVILSDGTELPADLVVYATGYGSMNGWAADLISKEVADKVGKVWGLGSNTRKDPGPWEGEQRNMWKPTQQEGLWFHGGNLHQSRHYSQFLALQLKARMEGLPTPVYGLQQVHHLG, encoded by the coding sequence ATGCTCGACACCGCACCGAACGGCAAAGTCACCACGCTCCTCGGACAACTCGACGATGCGCTGAGCGTCGGCGACATCGACCGCGCGGTCGATCTGTTTCAGACCGACTGCTACTGGCGCGACCTGATCGCCTTCACCTGGAACATCAAGACCATGGAGGGCAAGGATCAGGTCCGCGACATGCTGAAGGCGCGGCTGACCGACACCAAGCCGTCGCATTGGCGGATCGCCGACGGCGAGGACGCCGCGGAGGCCGACGGCGTCGTCGAGTGCTTCATCCAGTTCGACACCGCGCTCGCCCGCGGCGTCGGCCATCTCCGCATCAAAGACGGCCGGATCTGGACGCTGCTCACCACCATGGCCGAACTGAAGGGCTTCGAAGAGCCGCAAGGCTTTCAGCGTCCGATGGGCGTCAAGCACGGCGCCGATCCCAGCCGCAAGACCTGGAAGGAAGAACGCGACGCCGAGGCCGCCGAGCTCGGCATCACGCGACAGCCGTATTGCGTGATCATCGGCGGCGGCCAGGGCGGCATCGCGCTCGGCGCGCGGCTGCGCCAGCTCGGCGTGCCGACCATTATCATCGAGAAGAACGAGCGGCCCGGCGATAGCTGGCGCAAGCGCTACAAGTCGCTCTGTCTGCACGATCCGGTCTGGTACGACCACCTGCCCTATCTGCCGTTCCCACCGAACTGGCCGGTGTTCGCGCCGAAAGACAAGATCGGCGACTGGTTGGAGATGTACACCAAGGTGATGGAGCTGAATTACTGGGGCTCCACCGTCTGCAAGCGCGCCTCCTACGATGAGGCCGCCAAGCAATGGACCGTGGTGGTCGAGCGCGACGGCCAGGAGATCACGCTGACGCCGAAGCAGCTGGTGCTCGCCACCGGGATGTCGGCCAAGCCGAACATGCCGACCTTCGAGGGCATGGACGTGTTCAAGGGCGATCAGCACCATTCCTCACAGCATCCCGGGCCGGATGCGTGGAAGGGCAAGAAAGCCGTGGTGATCGGCTCCAACAATTCGGCGCACGATATCTGCGCGGCGCTGTGGGAGGCCGGCGCCGATGTCACCATGGTGCAGCGCTCGTCGACCCACATCGTCAAGTCGAACTCGCTGATGGAGCTCGGGCTCGCGGGCCTCTACTCCGAGCAGGCGGTGCAGAACGGCATCACCACCGCCAAGGCCGACCTGATCTTCGCCTCGCTGCCGTACAAGATCCTGCACGAATTCCAGATCCCGATCTACAACGCGATCCGCGAGCGCGACGCCGATTTCTACAAACGCCTGGAGGCCGCCGGCTTCATGCTCGACTACGGCGAGGACGATTCCGGCCTGTTCATGAAGTATCTCCGCCGCGGCTCGGGCTACTACATCGACGTCGGCGCTTCCGAACTGGTCGCCGACGGCCGCATCAAGCTCAAGAGCGGCGTCGACGTTCAGCGCCTGACCGAGCACTCCGTAATCCTCAGCGACGGCACCGAGCTGCCCGCCGATCTCGTGGTGTATGCGACCGGCTACGGTTCGATGAACGGCTGGGCCGCCGACCTGATCTCGAAAGAGGTCGCCGACAAGGTCGGCAAGGTCTGGGGCCTCGGCTCCAACACCCGCAAAGACCCCGGTCCGTGGGAGGGCGAACAGCGCAACATGTGGAAGCCGACGCAACAGGAAGGCTTGTGGTTCCACGGCGGCAACCTGCACCAGTCGCGCCACTACTCGCAGTTCCTGGCGCTGCAGCTCAAAGCCCGGATGGAAGGCCTCCCCACCCCGGTCTACGGCCTGCAACAGGTGCATCACCTGGGTTGA